Proteins encoded by one window of Channa argus isolate prfri chromosome 13, Channa argus male v1.0, whole genome shotgun sequence:
- the nr2c2 gene encoding nuclear receptor subfamily 2 group C member 2 produces the protein MTTSLNLLSQQKVDSEHEAEVLSSPSESVMSESPQSFQVISTEPATTPQRIQIVTDHQTGQKIQIVTAMNPSNSSKQQFILTTADSTGAGKVILASPDSHNTKQLIFTAAESLMPGRIQIVTDPVSMERLLGQSGDLSRAQPVEYCVVCGDKASGRHYGAVSCEGCKGFFKRSVRKNLTYSCRSKQDCVINKHHRNRCQFCRLRKCLKMGMKTDSVQSERKPIDIVPREKHANCAASTQKIYIRKDLNSPLIATPTFISDTETDGSRSSLLDQGMLVNIQQPVIQSDGTLLLATDSKLESGQGDLGTLANVVTSLANLTDSLKENLNNGDTTDSQHEEQSASEITRAFDTLAKVFSPTEPGVGQSLAEKSQCAGGTTIQLIGRDQETPIIEVEGPLLTDSHVGFKLTMPSPMPEYLNVHYICESASRLLFLSMHWARSIPAFSALGPEANTSLVRACWNELFTLGLAQCAHAMNLSTILAAIINHLQSSIQDDKLSGERVKQVMEHIWKFQEFCNSMTRLETDSYEYAYLKAIVLFSPDHPGVDSGGQIEKFQEKALMELQDYVQKTYPDDTYRLTRILTRLPALRLMNSSITEELFFTGLIGNVSIDSIIPYILKMETAEYNSQDSDPAI, from the exons ATGACGACAAGCCTGAACCTGCTCTCTCAGCAGAAAGTGGATTCTGAGCACGAGGCAGAG GTGTTGTCCTCTCCATCAGAGTCAGTAATGAGTGAGTCTCCACAGAGCTTTCAGGTCATCTCCACTGAGCCTGCCACAACACCACAGAGAATACAG ATTGTAACTGACCACCAGACCGGTCAGAAGATCCAGATAGTGACAGCGATGAACCCGTCCAATTCTTCGAAGCAGCAGTTTATTCTGACTACAGCTGACAGCACAGGGGCAGGCAAGGTTATCCTGGCCTCACCAGATAGCCATAACACTAAGCAGCTCATCTTCACTGCAGCAGAGAGCCTGATGCCAGGAAGAATACAG ATTGTCACAGATCCAGTGTCAATGGAACGGTTGTTAGGGCAGTCGGGGGATTTGAGTCGAGCGCAGCCGGTGGAGTATTGTGTGGTGTGTGGGGACAAGGCTTCAG GGCGTCACTATGGAGCAGTTAGTTGTGAGGGATGTAAAGGCTTCTTCAAGCGGAGCGTGAGGAAAAACCTGACGTACAGCTGCCGCAGCAAACAGGACTGCGTCATCAACAAACACCATCGCAACCGCTGCCAGTTCTGTCGGTTGAGGAAATGCCTTAAGATGGGAATGAAGACTGACT CTGTCCAAAGCGAGAGAAAGCCCATTGATATAGTTCCCAGAGAGAAGCATGCCAACTGTGCCGCCTCCACCCAGAAGATCTATATTCGCAAGGACCTTAACAGTCCACTCATCGCCACACCAACGTTCATATCCGATACAGAGACAGATGGCTCCAG ATCCAGCCTGCTGGACCAGGGGATGCTGGTTAATATTCAGCAGCCGGTCATCCAAAGCGATGGAACTTTGCTGCTGGCCACTGATTCAAAG CTGGAGTCTGGGCAGGGGGACTTGGGGACACTAGCCAATGTGGTGACATCGCTGGCCAACCTGACTGACTCCCTAAAAGAAAACCTAAACAATGGTGATACAACTGACAGCCAACATGAGGAGCAATCAGCCAGTGAGATAACACG TGCCTTTGACACCCTGGCCAAAGTCTTCAGTCCAACTGAACCTGGGGTTGGACAGAGTCTGGCAGAGAAGTCACAGTGTGCCGGAGGAACAACGATTCAACTGATTGGTCGAGACCAGGAGACCCCCATCATTGAGGTGGAAGGACCACTGCTCACTGACAGCCATGTTGGCTTTAAG CTGACCATGCCCAGCCCCATGCCTGAGTATCTCAACGTACACTACATCTGTGAGTCAGCATCCaggcttctctttctctccatgcACTGGGCACGCTCCATCCCTGCTTTTTCTGCTCTTGG aCCGGAGGCAAACACCAGTCTGGTGCGAGCCTGCTGGAATGAGCTTTTCACACTTGGTCTGGCTCAGTGCGCTCATGCGATGAACTTGTCGACCATCCTTGCTGCCATCATCAACCACCTTCAAAGCAGCATCCAGGATG ATAAGCTTTCAGGAGAGAGGGTAAAGCAGGTGATGGAGCATATCTGGAAGTTCCAGGAGTTCTGTAACAGCATGACAAGGTTGGAGACTGACAGCTACGAATATGCTTACCTAAAAGCAATAGTGTTGTTCAGCCCAG ACCACCCAGGTGTGGACAGCGGTGGGCAGATTGAGAAGTTCCAGGAGAAAGCCCTGATGGAGTTGCAGGATTATGTGCAGAAAACGTATCCAGATGACACCTACAG GTTGACCCGCATCCTGACTCGTCTCCCTGCCCTGCGCCTCATGAATTCAAGCATCACAGAGGAGCTCTTCTTCACTGGCTTAATAGGTAATGTCTCTATTGACAGCATCATTCCCTACATCCTGAAGATGGAGACGGCTGAATATAACAGCCAGGATTCTGACCCTGCAATATGA